In the Flavobacterium sp. J372 genome, one interval contains:
- a CDS encoding pyridoxal phosphate-dependent aminotransferase: MPKVSHKGQQMPESPIRKLVPFAEGAKKKGHKVYHLNIGQPDIKTPEVALNAIKENTIKILEYSHSAGFETYRTKLAAYYQKHGINVNIPDIIITTGGSEALLFALGSTLDAGDEIIIPEPFYANYNGFSVASGVTVVPVISTIDEGFALPPVADFEKLITPKTKAILICNPGNPTGYLYTQDEINQLAELVKKHDLFLIADEVYREFTYDGDKHYSVMNVPGLEEHAIMIDSVSKRYSMCGARIGCIVSKNKEVMATAMKFAQARLSPPTFAQIASEAALDTPQSYFDEVISEYKERRDTLITELSKIEGVKVATPKGAFYCIAKLPVDNADKFAQWLLENFDSNGETVMVAPAAGFYSTPGVGLDEIRIAYVLKKEDLIRSVQILKEAIEQYNK; this comes from the coding sequence ATGCCAAAAGTTTCTCATAAGGGGCAGCAAATGCCCGAATCTCCAATTAGGAAACTCGTTCCCTTTGCTGAAGGCGCAAAGAAAAAAGGACACAAAGTTTATCACCTTAACATTGGCCAGCCCGATATTAAAACGCCTGAAGTAGCCTTAAATGCTATTAAAGAAAATACGATTAAAATACTGGAGTATAGCCATTCTGCAGGTTTTGAAACTTATCGTACAAAACTTGCGGCTTACTATCAAAAGCATGGCATAAATGTAAATATACCTGATATCATTATTACGACAGGCGGTTCTGAAGCACTTTTATTTGCTTTGGGAAGCACTCTTGATGCAGGCGATGAAATCATTATTCCCGAACCTTTTTATGCGAATTACAACGGTTTTTCTGTTGCATCGGGTGTTACTGTTGTCCCTGTAATTTCTACAATTGATGAAGGTTTTGCGCTGCCTCCTGTAGCCGATTTCGAAAAACTTATTACGCCTAAGACCAAGGCTATTCTTATCTGTAATCCCGGTAACCCTACAGGTTATTTGTACACACAGGATGAAATCAATCAACTCGCAGAATTGGTGAAGAAGCATGACCTGTTCCTGATAGCTGATGAAGTTTACCGCGAGTTTACTTATGATGGGGATAAGCACTACTCTGTAATGAATGTGCCGGGACTGGAAGAACACGCCATAATGATTGACTCAGTATCGAAGCGGTACAGCATGTGTGGCGCCCGTATTGGCTGTATCGTATCTAAAAATAAGGAAGTAATGGCAACAGCCATGAAGTTTGCCCAGGCACGCCTTAGCCCGCCAACCTTTGCGCAGATTGCCAGCGAGGCTGCCCTTGATACCCCACAATCTTATTTTGATGAAGTAATAAGCGAATATAAAGAACGTCGCGATACTCTTATTACAGAATTGTCTAAAATTGAAGGAGTAAAAGTAGCTACCCCAAAAGGTGCATTTTACTGTATAGCAAAACTACCTGTTGACAATGCCGACAAATTTGCACAATGGTTACTGGAAAATTTTGACAGTAACGGAGAAACTGTAATGGTTGCACCTGCCGCCGGCTTTTATTCTACTCCGGGTGTTGGCCTTGATGAAATCAGGATTGCTTATGTACTCAAAAAAGAAGACCTCATACGTTCTGTTCAAATCCTCAAAGAAGCTATAGAGCAATACAATAAATAA
- a CDS encoding valine--tRNA ligase: protein MSIPSQFDAKAAEQKWYDYWMKNNYFHSEPDHRTPYTIVIPPPNVTGVLHMGHMLNNTIQDVLIRRARLKGFNACWVPGTDHASIATEAKVVAKLKAEGINKADLTREEFLKHAWEWTDKYGGVILEQLKKLGASCDWERTKFTMDEDMSASVIRSFVDLYNKGLIYRGYRMVNWDPEAKTTLSDEEVNYEERQGKLYHLKYQIEGSNDFVTIATTRPETILGDTAICINPNDERYSHLKGKKAIVPIANRVIPIIFDEYVDMEFGTGCLKVTPAHDVNDKELGERHNLEIIDIFNDDATLNSFGMHYAGKDRFVVRDEIAKELEAIGSLEKVENHVNKVGTSERTKAVIEPRLSDQWFLKMEELVKPAIKAVLETEEVKLYPKRFDNTYRHWMENIRDWNISRQLWWGQQIPAYYYGEGKEDFVVAENIDEAVKLAQAKTGNTNLAAADLKQDNDALDTWFSSWLWPMAVFGGILEPDNKDFKYYYPTNDLVTGPDILFFWVARMIIAGYEYAGEKPFTNVYLTGLVRDKQRRKMSKSLGNSPDPLDLIDKFGADGVRVGLLLSASAGNDIMFDEELCNQGKAFANKIWNAFRLIKGWEVSEIEQPESSKIAIDWYEAKLQKTLAEIEDNFEKYRISDALMAIYKLVWDDFCSWFLEMIKPGYQQPIDNKTFNKAIEMLEANLKLLHPFMPFLTEEIWQYIAGRTPEEALIIAEWPKIKSYDEKIITDFDFAAEVIAGIRTIRKDKNIAFKEAIDLKVVNAESAATSFDSVIKKLGNVALLEYVTDKVGGALTFRVKSNEYFIPVSGSVNVEEEIAKLTEELNYTKGFLKSVQAKLSNEKFVGSAPEKVVAMERQKEADALAKIATIEQSLAGLK, encoded by the coding sequence ATGAGCATCCCTTCGCAGTTTGACGCCAAAGCAGCAGAACAGAAATGGTATGATTACTGGATGAAAAACAACTATTTTCATTCAGAACCAGACCATAGAACACCGTACACAATTGTAATACCTCCGCCAAATGTTACAGGAGTGTTGCATATGGGGCACATGCTTAATAATACCATACAGGATGTACTGATACGCCGTGCAAGGCTTAAAGGCTTTAATGCCTGCTGGGTGCCGGGTACCGACCATGCATCTATTGCCACAGAGGCTAAAGTTGTTGCCAAGCTTAAAGCTGAAGGTATTAATAAAGCTGACCTAACGCGTGAGGAATTTTTAAAGCATGCGTGGGAATGGACAGATAAATATGGTGGCGTTATCCTGGAGCAGCTAAAGAAGCTTGGCGCATCATGTGACTGGGAACGTACTAAGTTTACCATGGATGAAGATATGTCGGCATCGGTGATACGTTCTTTTGTTGATCTTTACAACAAGGGGCTTATTTACCGTGGATACCGCATGGTTAACTGGGATCCTGAAGCGAAAACAACGCTGTCTGATGAAGAAGTGAATTATGAAGAAAGGCAGGGTAAGCTATACCATTTGAAATACCAGATTGAAGGGAGCAATGACTTTGTGACCATTGCAACAACACGTCCTGAAACAATACTTGGTGATACTGCCATCTGCATTAATCCAAATGATGAGCGATACTCACATTTGAAAGGTAAAAAGGCAATAGTGCCGATCGCTAACAGAGTAATTCCTATCATATTTGATGAATATGTTGATATGGAGTTTGGTACGGGATGCCTAAAAGTAACGCCTGCTCATGATGTAAATGACAAAGAGCTTGGCGAGCGCCACAATCTTGAAATCATTGATATTTTTAATGATGATGCTACGCTGAACAGCTTTGGGATGCACTATGCAGGGAAAGACCGTTTTGTTGTTCGTGATGAAATTGCAAAGGAGCTCGAAGCTATAGGCAGCCTTGAAAAAGTGGAAAATCACGTAAATAAGGTAGGTACATCTGAGCGGACGAAAGCCGTTATTGAACCACGCCTGAGCGACCAATGGTTCCTGAAGATGGAAGAACTTGTGAAGCCTGCCATCAAGGCAGTTCTTGAAACAGAAGAGGTTAAGCTCTATCCGAAGCGCTTTGATAACACCTACCGCCACTGGATGGAAAACATTCGCGACTGGAATATTTCAAGACAATTATGGTGGGGGCAACAGATTCCGGCGTACTATTATGGTGAAGGCAAAGAGGATTTTGTTGTAGCGGAAAATATAGATGAAGCAGTGAAGCTGGCACAAGCCAAAACAGGAAATACTAATCTTGCAGCTGCTGACTTAAAGCAGGATAACGATGCGCTTGATACCTGGTTCTCTTCATGGTTATGGCCAATGGCTGTTTTTGGGGGTATACTTGAGCCTGATAATAAAGATTTCAAATATTACTATCCTACAAATGATTTGGTTACCGGTCCGGATATACTTTTCTTCTGGGTAGCCAGGATGATTATAGCCGGGTACGAATATGCAGGCGAAAAGCCGTTTACTAATGTTTACCTTACAGGCCTCGTTCGTGATAAGCAGCGCCGTAAGATGTCTAAATCACTCGGCAATTCACCTGACCCGCTTGATCTTATTGATAAGTTTGGCGCTGACGGAGTAAGGGTAGGGTTGCTCTTGAGTGCTTCTGCAGGTAACGACATTATGTTTGATGAGGAACTGTGCAATCAGGGTAAGGCATTCGCCAATAAAATATGGAATGCCTTCCGACTTATAAAAGGGTGGGAGGTAAGCGAAATTGAGCAGCCTGAAAGCAGTAAAATAGCTATTGACTGGTATGAGGCTAAACTACAGAAAACTTTGGCTGAGATTGAAGATAACTTCGAGAAATACCGTATTAGTGATGCCCTGATGGCAATTTATAAACTTGTGTGGGATGATTTCTGCTCATGGTTCCTTGAGATGATTAAACCTGGCTATCAGCAGCCGATTGACAATAAAACTTTTAATAAGGCGATTGAAATGCTTGAAGCGAACCTGAAATTACTGCACCCATTTATGCCGTTCCTTACTGAAGAGATATGGCAGTATATTGCTGGACGTACACCTGAGGAGGCGCTAATAATTGCAGAGTGGCCAAAGATTAAATCTTATGACGAAAAAATCATTACAGACTTTGACTTTGCAGCCGAAGTTATTGCAGGTATAAGAACAATACGTAAAGACAAGAATATTGCATTTAAAGAAGCAATTGACCTGAAAGTGGTAAATGCCGAAAGTGCAGCAACATCGTTTGACAGTGTGATTAAAAAGCTGGGTAATGTAGCTTTATTGGAATATGTGACTGATAAAGTTGGCGGTGCGCTTACTTTCAGGGTAAAGTCAAACGAATATTTTATACCGGTTTCGGGTTCAGTAAATGTTGAAGAAGAAATAGCCAAACTTACTGAAGAACTGAACTATACCAAGGGCTTCCTGAAATCGGTACAGGCGAAATTATCTAATGAGAAATTTGTTGGCAGTGCTCCTGAAAAGGTTGTTGCCATGGAACGCCAGAAAGAGGCAGATGCATTGGCTAAGATTGCAACGATTGAACAAAGTCTTGCAGGACTAAAATAG
- a CDS encoding acyl-CoA-binding protein, whose amino-acid sequence MQEKDLDTLFQEAYEKANNIGHGLPQDVMLRIYAYYKQATLGQVHPAMFQTFDLRNAFKMNAWMQISHLTPDEAKKLYIETINSIT is encoded by the coding sequence ATGCAGGAGAAAGATCTTGATACATTGTTTCAGGAAGCTTATGAAAAAGCTAATAACATAGGGCACGGTTTGCCCCAGGATGTTATGCTGCGCATTTATGCCTATTATAAGCAGGCCACATTGGGGCAGGTGCACCCGGCTATGTTCCAGACATTTGATTTGCGAAATGCATTTAAAATGAATGCCTGGATGCAGATAAGCCACCTAACGCCTGACGAAGCTAAGAAATTGTATATTGAGACAATCAACTCCATAACATAA
- a CDS encoding superoxide dismutase, whose amino-acid sequence MKKAKIVLSALVMVAALQSCKDKNNLEEVVEVPAPEKEEAKPAMGNPDDVQAAEGPFKMVKLGFAYDALDPNIDARTMETHYSKHHVKYTDELNKAVKGTDMEKKTIEELLATMDMENKAVRNNGGGFYNHNLFWEIMAPKAGGEPKGALAEAINKDFGSFDAFKTQFTEAATKQFGSGWAWLVVDKTGKLVVGSTPNQDNPLMKNVGISGKPILGLDVWEHAYYLNYQNKRPDYINAFYNVINWDAVAKKYEAAIAK is encoded by the coding sequence ATGAAAAAAGCAAAAATCGTTCTTTCAGCATTGGTTATGGTTGCAGCGCTGCAATCATGTAAAGACAAAAATAACCTTGAAGAAGTTGTTGAAGTTCCTGCTCCTGAAAAAGAAGAGGCCAAACCTGCAATGGGTAATCCTGATGATGTTCAGGCTGCAGAAGGCCCTTTTAAAATGGTAAAGCTTGGCTTTGCTTATGATGCGCTTGATCCGAATATTGATGCCAGGACAATGGAAACGCATTATTCTAAACATCATGTAAAATATACCGATGAGCTTAACAAAGCCGTGAAAGGTACCGACATGGAAAAGAAAACCATTGAAGAGCTGCTTGCCACTATGGATATGGAGAACAAAGCAGTACGCAACAATGGCGGAGGTTTCTACAACCATAATCTGTTTTGGGAGATAATGGCTCCTAAAGCCGGTGGTGAGCCAAAAGGGGCATTGGCAGAGGCTATCAATAAAGACTTTGGATCATTCGATGCATTTAAAACACAGTTTACGGAAGCTGCTACAAAACAGTTCGGGTCGGGCTGGGCATGGCTGGTAGTAGACAAAACAGGTAAGCTTGTTGTAGGCAGTACACCAAACCAGGACAACCCCCTCATGAAAAACGTTGGCATTTCAGGTAAGCCTATATTAGGCCTTGATGTTTGGGAACATGCATATTACCTTAACTACCAAAACAAGCGCCCTGATTATATCAATGCATTTTACAATGTGATAAATTGGGATGCAGTAGCTAAAAAATATGAGGCTGCTATAGCAAAATAA
- a CDS encoding T9SS type B sorting domain-containing protein produces the protein MLRNTDNCTAEGQFTIKVNPLPVIDTALPTFYACEETPGQGQFQLSRNDAAVTLGAAGYNVIYYTSLAQAQAGGTAGVIGDGYISGPRTIGVRVEDEITGCASTTTLNLDVIPGPVASNPAPLQECDLNNDNVACFNLNPTLAQLTATIPNVTLTVHETEEGAEFNGYVIQPAQYNCYTNINANGAAVPTVYIRVQSTLTDCFDVVALQLIANPVPEATEPEPYHVCDDNTDGVAVFNLSTRNAEILGTQSPADYVVTYHTSQTAADAGTGAITNVTSYSSPSTTLYVRVTNNVASNPTGCYDVVALELVVDPLPVANTPVPYTLCDDNNPGDEREVFDLTTRIAAITGGATGVNVSFHLTMAAAQANTGAIATPEAYTNTSTVQTIFVRVANAVTGCYRVVLMDIRVEPLPQITMPPAQDLQACGANGYAVFDLQALEAAMINNGVGLVIRFYETLEDAQAGNNNYIANTSGYTNIIPNAQFIYLRIENTVTGCVNTQVERLELKVTAPPVLEELDNIVLCDQDSNDQDGETIVNLRQRDADVQAMLTGTGYTIEYFKQESFAQAGAPRITNPTTYIGTNGETIWVRATDGDDCFAIASFELEIGKPLQLTTPTPLAVCSNVIPSTGSATFNLTTKDNEILGPFGVGQGYTVEYFVQDPRTNTTAVAIANPEAYVKPAGAAQTLFVRVTGPEGCRSYTTLTLRVLPKPNPDTTPDALEECEDPAIGAGMAEFNLNDAEADIRNNDSSAIITFHTSMADAEAGTNAIPNAGNYQSAGATIYVRMTANTGNPLDTPCYSVVELQIVVNPLPVLGNPANTPAIRPYAQCQIPYIGTATFILNSHTPQILIGQNAADYNVRFFETLAAAQAGAPAMPNQYVSSVPQKQVWVRADNIATGCYAIGTFDLLIDLGAVANTPNPANVPDTCDNDGTNDGITQLNLTTMDADIIGAQPQPQFTVTYYEEDPRVNPAAVAIATPNAYVNTNSPDLVTVWAVVTNTATQAPCRGYVSIDILVERLPEPQLTGGTICVEYPSGAIVRPLPLDSGLDATHTFVWYRDGNVIPGATGPSYLAEEAGAYSVIATSATGCVSNPQTPVQVVRSSQAVPVGNGYTVSNAFSDNQTITITVEGYGSYEYRLDNGPWQASNIFTGVTPGDHDVRVRDTTADACEPLTIVDVSIIDYPNFFTPNGDGFNDRWNIVGLGSRNNNATAKIFIFDRYGKLIKQIASEGEGWDGTYMGSPVPADDYWFTVEYKEMTDGVEVTKEFKAHFSLKR, from the coding sequence GTGCTTAGGAATACCGACAACTGTACTGCAGAAGGCCAGTTCACTATAAAAGTAAACCCGCTTCCGGTTATAGACACAGCCCTTCCTACATTCTATGCCTGTGAAGAAACGCCGGGCCAGGGGCAGTTCCAGCTATCGCGCAATGATGCGGCAGTGACCCTTGGAGCGGCAGGCTATAATGTAATATACTATACAAGCCTTGCCCAGGCACAGGCCGGCGGCACAGCAGGCGTAATAGGCGATGGCTATATCTCAGGCCCGAGGACCATAGGTGTAAGGGTAGAAGATGAGATAACAGGCTGTGCAAGCACCACCACGCTGAACCTTGATGTAATACCGGGCCCTGTAGCCTCGAACCCGGCACCGCTTCAGGAGTGCGACCTGAACAATGACAACGTGGCATGCTTTAACCTGAACCCGACACTAGCCCAGCTTACAGCTACTATACCAAACGTCACCCTTACGGTACACGAGACCGAAGAAGGTGCAGAGTTCAACGGGTATGTAATACAGCCTGCACAATATAACTGTTATACTAACATTAACGCCAATGGCGCAGCAGTCCCAACTGTATATATAAGAGTGCAAAGCACGCTGACTGACTGTTTTGATGTTGTGGCCCTTCAGCTTATCGCCAACCCGGTACCTGAGGCTACAGAGCCTGAGCCGTACCATGTGTGCGATGACAATACAGACGGTGTAGCCGTATTCAACCTGAGCACAAGGAATGCCGAGATACTGGGCACGCAAAGCCCTGCCGACTATGTGGTGACCTACCACACCAGCCAGACAGCAGCAGATGCAGGCACAGGCGCCATTACCAACGTAACCAGCTACAGTAGCCCAAGCACCACGCTGTATGTAAGGGTAACCAATAATGTAGCCTCAAATCCAACAGGCTGTTATGACGTAGTAGCGCTTGAACTTGTGGTAGACCCGCTTCCGGTGGCCAACACCCCGGTGCCGTATACCTTGTGTGATGATAATAACCCGGGCGATGAGCGCGAGGTGTTTGACCTTACCACCAGGATAGCTGCTATAACAGGCGGTGCCACAGGCGTGAATGTAAGCTTCCACCTTACCATGGCGGCAGCCCAGGCAAACACAGGGGCGATAGCCACCCCTGAAGCCTATACCAACACCAGCACGGTACAGACCATCTTTGTAAGGGTGGCCAATGCTGTAACCGGCTGCTACAGGGTAGTGCTGATGGACATCAGGGTAGAGCCGCTTCCGCAGATAACCATGCCGCCGGCACAGGACCTTCAGGCATGCGGCGCCAACGGCTATGCGGTGTTTGACCTTCAGGCCCTTGAAGCAGCAATGATCAACAACGGCGTTGGCCTTGTGATACGTTTTTACGAAACCCTTGAAGATGCCCAGGCAGGTAACAATAACTATATAGCCAATACCTCAGGCTATACCAATATAATACCAAATGCCCAGTTTATCTATCTAAGGATAGAGAACACGGTGACAGGTTGCGTAAACACCCAGGTTGAGAGGCTTGAGCTTAAAGTAACCGCCCCGCCGGTGCTGGAAGAGCTTGATAACATAGTGCTGTGTGACCAGGACAGCAATGACCAGGACGGCGAGACCATAGTAAACCTGAGGCAGCGTGATGCCGATGTGCAAGCCATGTTAACAGGAACCGGCTATACCATAGAATACTTTAAGCAGGAAAGTTTTGCCCAGGCAGGTGCACCCAGGATAACCAACCCGACAACCTATATAGGCACTAATGGGGAGACCATCTGGGTAAGGGCTACCGATGGCGATGACTGCTTCGCCATAGCAAGCTTTGAACTGGAGATAGGCAAGCCGCTACAGCTAACCACGCCAACACCATTGGCAGTATGCAGCAATGTGATACCAAGCACAGGCTCGGCCACGTTTAACCTTACCACAAAAGACAATGAAATACTTGGGCCTTTCGGTGTAGGCCAGGGCTATACGGTAGAATACTTTGTACAGGACCCGCGCACCAACACCACGGCAGTGGCCATAGCTAACCCTGAGGCCTATGTGAAGCCTGCAGGAGCCGCGCAGACACTGTTTGTAAGGGTAACCGGCCCTGAAGGATGCCGCAGCTATACCACCCTAACGCTAAGGGTGCTGCCAAAGCCGAACCCGGATACCACCCCTGATGCCCTTGAGGAGTGCGAAGACCCTGCAATAGGGGCAGGCATGGCAGAATTTAACCTGAACGATGCAGAAGCCGACATCAGGAACAATGACAGCTCGGCCATCATCACCTTCCATACCAGTATGGCAGATGCTGAGGCAGGCACCAATGCAATACCAAATGCAGGAAACTACCAAAGCGCCGGCGCTACCATCTATGTAAGGATGACAGCCAATACGGGCAACCCGCTGGATACCCCGTGCTACAGTGTGGTGGAACTCCAGATAGTGGTGAACCCGCTTCCGGTACTGGGCAACCCTGCCAATACCCCTGCTATCAGGCCATATGCACAATGCCAGATACCATATATAGGCACGGCAACCTTTATACTTAACAGCCATACGCCGCAGATACTGATAGGCCAGAATGCAGCTGACTACAATGTGAGGTTCTTTGAAACCCTTGCAGCAGCACAGGCAGGCGCACCGGCCATGCCAAACCAGTACGTAAGCAGCGTGCCTCAGAAACAGGTATGGGTACGTGCCGACAACATAGCCACAGGATGCTATGCCATTGGTACATTTGACCTTCTTATAGACCTTGGTGCGGTAGCCAACACGCCAAACCCTGCCAATGTGCCTGACACATGTGACAATGACGGCACCAATGACGGTATAACGCAGCTTAACCTGACTACGATGGATGCCGACATTATAGGCGCCCAGCCGCAGCCGCAGTTTACGGTAACCTATTATGAAGAAGACCCGAGGGTGAACCCTGCCGCTGTGGCCATAGCAACCCCGAACGCGTATGTGAATACCAACTCACCTGATTTGGTAACAGTATGGGCAGTGGTAACAAACACCGCCACCCAGGCACCGTGCAGGGGGTATGTAAGCATTGACATCCTAGTTGAAAGGCTCCCTGAGCCGCAGCTTACAGGAGGCACCATATGTGTGGAATACCCTTCAGGTGCAATTGTGAGGCCGCTACCCCTTGACAGCGGGCTGGATGCCACCCATACCTTTGTATGGTACAGAGACGGCAACGTGATACCGGGAGCCACAGGGCCATCATACCTTGCAGAAGAGGCAGGGGCCTACTCTGTGATAGCCACCAGCGCCACAGGGTGCGTATCAAATCCGCAGACACCTGTACAGGTAGTACGCAGCAGCCAGGCAGTACCGGTAGGCAATGGTTATACGGTAAGCAATGCATTTAGTGATAACCAGACTATAACCATCACCGTAGAAGGCTATGGCAGCTATGAGTACAGGCTGGACAACGGCCCATGGCAGGCAAGCAACATCTTCACGGGTGTGACACCGGGAGACCATGATGTGAGAGTGCGCGACACCACGGCAGATGCCTGTGAGCCGCTTACCATAGTTGATGTAAGCATCATCGACTACCCGAACTTCTTCACCCCGAACGGAGACGGCTTCAATGACAGGTGGAACATCGTAGGCCTTGGCAGCCGGAACAACAATGCTACAGCCAAGATTTTCATCTTTGACCGCTACGGCAAGCTCATCAAGCAGATAGCCTCTGAAGGCGAGGGATGGGACGGCACCTACATGGGCAGCCCGGTACCGGCAGATGACTACTGGTTCACCGTAGAATACAAAGAAATGACAGACGGCGTGGAAGTGACCAAAGAGTTTAAAGCCCACTTCTCCCTAAAAAGGTAA
- a CDS encoding lactate utilization protein B/C translates to MFGSATDASGEEKNNESNPYLPQQQLPADELFTFNFKKNGGKFIYCESLPEVHDQFLNILEENDWFECEVLCMEPKLYSLLDENKLSYNNPSNPKFLLASCENLIADEGSILFSSNQIKQKKPNELPANIVIYATTSQILGSKSDGLRVIKKKYDKDYPTNITTIKYFEKAKEEDFLQYGSTAKNLYLLLLEDL, encoded by the coding sequence ATTTTTGGCAGTGCTACCGATGCATCAGGTGAGGAAAAGAACAACGAGTCTAATCCGTACCTGCCGCAGCAACAACTGCCTGCCGATGAACTTTTTACTTTTAATTTCAAAAAGAACGGCGGTAAATTTATCTACTGTGAGTCGCTACCTGAAGTACATGACCAGTTTCTGAACATTCTTGAAGAAAATGACTGGTTTGAGTGCGAGGTGCTTTGCATGGAGCCAAAGCTATATAGCCTGCTTGACGAAAACAAACTTTCGTATAACAATCCTTCGAATCCAAAGTTTCTTCTGGCAAGCTGTGAAAACCTGATTGCCGATGAAGGTTCAATCCTTTTTTCGTCAAACCAGATTAAACAGAAGAAGCCTAATGAACTGCCGGCTAATATTGTAATATACGCCACAACAAGCCAGATTTTAGGCTCCAAGAGCGATGGCCTGCGCGTCATTAAAAAGAAATACGATAAAGACTACCCTACCAATATCACTACCATAAAATATTTCGAAAAAGCAAAGGAAGAAGACTTTCTTCAATATGGCAGCACAGCCAAAAACCTTTACCTTTTGCTTCTAGAAGACCTTTAA
- a CDS encoding phosphatidylserine decarboxylase family protein, with protein sequence MFHKEGAKIIFIALAITVAVILLSEQFIENYWLLKFIQIFSLVFLILILQFFRNPRRDLEAADHILIAPVDGKVVVIEEVYEPEYFKEKRLQVSIFMSPINVHVTRYAVNGLVKFSKYHPGKYLVAWHPKASEENERTTVVIENRVFGEILYRQIAGALARRIVNYAREGMHVVQGTDAGFIKFGSRVDLFLPLGTEVEVKLNQKVTGGKTLIAKKA encoded by the coding sequence ATGTTTCATAAAGAAGGTGCCAAAATAATTTTTATAGCATTGGCCATTACAGTGGCAGTAATACTACTGTCAGAACAATTCATTGAAAATTATTGGCTATTAAAGTTTATCCAGATATTTTCACTTGTATTCCTTATACTTATCCTTCAATTCTTCCGCAACCCGCGCCGTGACCTTGAGGCTGCTGATCATATACTTATTGCTCCCGTTGACGGTAAAGTAGTAGTGATTGAAGAAGTATATGAGCCTGAATATTTTAAGGAAAAGCGCCTGCAGGTATCAATATTCATGTCTCCGATAAACGTACACGTAACACGCTATGCTGTAAATGGTTTGGTGAAATTCAGTAAATACCATCCCGGTAAATACCTTGTGGCATGGCACCCAAAAGCCAGTGAAGAAAATGAACGCACTACAGTTGTTATTGAAAATCGGGTTTTTGGCGAGATATTATACAGGCAGATAGCCGGTGCACTGGCAAGGCGTATTGTCAACTACGCACGTGAAGGTATGCATGTGGTACAGGGCACAGATGCAGGGTTTATTAAATTCGGGTCGCGTGTTGACTTATTTTTACCTCTTGGTACTGAAGTTGAAGTAAAGCTCAACCAAAAGGTGACGGGCGGTAAGACACTGATAGCAAAAAAGGCATAA
- a CDS encoding DUF1573 domain-containing protein: MVFSVSAFSQKGAKIEFKQETIDYGTVAKQDDNGERSFEFTNTGDAPLIIKDVKSTCGCTVPSFPKDPIMPGKSGKIDVKYNMSPGPIRKTITVQSNAVNYPDGVVPLKIKGTVIDKDKVSPLEKKKSMVNQ; the protein is encoded by the coding sequence TTGGTTTTCAGCGTATCGGCCTTTTCACAAAAAGGTGCTAAAATTGAATTCAAGCAGGAAACCATTGATTATGGTACTGTTGCCAAACAAGATGATAATGGCGAACGCTCTTTTGAATTTACGAATACCGGTGATGCACCGCTGATTATCAAAGATGTAAAATCAACATGCGGCTGTACAGTTCCGAGCTTTCCTAAAGACCCTATTATGCCGGGTAAATCAGGAAAAATTGATGTGAAATATAATATGAGCCCCGGCCCTATCCGTAAAACTATTACCGTTCAGTCAAATGCTGTAAACTACCCGGATGGTGTTGTACCACTTAAAATAAAAGGCACTGTGATTGACAAAGACAAAGTAAGCCCACTGGAAAAAAAGAAATCAATGGTTAATCAATAA